In one Myotis daubentonii chromosome 1, mMyoDau2.1, whole genome shotgun sequence genomic region, the following are encoded:
- the PLA2G4E gene encoding cytosolic phospholipase A2 epsilon translates to MLQKQILAWVSHYLPDPRQAEDDRPSATCALEEGLSPCYLLTVRVIRMRNVRQADMVSQTDCYVSLWLPTASHKKLRTRTISNCPNPEWNESFNFQIQSQVKNVLELSVCDEDAVTPDDHLLTVLYDLTKLCFRKKTHVKFPLNPEGMEELEVEFLLEESPSPPETLITNGVLVARQVSRLEVHAESRRQRKSRRRKDLLVTVTESFEHTQRIPQYVEPCCPNPACFHYPKYFQSQMQADVARRQWSCGLCCCGAHRKNSPVSQPLDCLADGQAVTLPVGENCELHMKSTPCPQTLDVRLGYSLCPEELEFLQKRNVVVAETLKQVLQLEEDLQMDEVPLIAIMATGGGTRSMTAMYGHLLGLQKLNLLNCASYITGLSGATWTMATLYRDPDWSSKNLETAILEARRHVVKDKMPALFPDQLRKFREELRQRSQEGYKVNFTDFWGLLIEACLGDERNDCKLSEQRAALSHGQNPLPIYLTINVKDDVSNQDFREWCEFSPYEVGMQKYGAFVPTELFGSEFFMGRLMRRIPESRMCYLLGLWSSIFSVNLLDAWNFVKSSEEFFHRWTRERVQDIEDDPLLPEIPKCDANALDTSVVIPGSWLSNTFRNILTYRSFVSEFHNFLLGLQLHTGYLQNGQFSKWKDTVLDSFPNQLTETVNHLCLLDTAFFVNSSYPPLLRPERKADLIIHLNYCAGSQTKPMKQTCEYCAVQNIPFPKYDIKEEGNSNLKECYLMENPQEPDAPIVLFFPLISDTFKKYKAPGVERSPEELEKGQVDIYGPKTPYATKELTYTEAAFDKLVNLCEYNILNNKDQLLQALRMAVEKKKLLKSQRPSVPGSCVDPMSASTIPGTDPIRADQPAQPAELSGKGFWQAGLDLLSKK, encoded by the exons TGAGCCAGACAGACTGCTATGTGAGCCTCTGGCTGCCTACTGCCTCTCACAAGAAGCTGAGGACTAGGACCATCTCCAACTGCCCAAACCCGGAGTGGAATGAAAGCTTCAACTTCCAGATCCAGAGCCAAGTGAAG AATGTGCTGGAGCTGAGCGTCTGCGATGAAGATGCAGTGACACCAGATGACCATCTCCTGACAGTTCTCTATGACCTCACCAAGCTCTGCTTCAGGAAGAAAACCCATGTGAAGTTCCCACTCAACCCAGAG ggcATGGAGGAGCTGGAGGTGGAGTTCCTGTTGGAGGAGAG tccCTCTCCACCCGAGACCCTCATCACCAACGGCGTGCTGGTG GCTCGACAAGTCTCCCGCCTGGAGGTTCACGCAGAATCCagaaggcagaggaagagcaggagaa GGAAGGACCTCCTGGTAACAGTGACGGAGTCCTTCGAGCACACCCAGCGCATCCCGCAATACGTAGAGCCCTGCTGCCCAAACCCCGCCTGCTTCCACTACCCCAAGTATTTCCAGTCCCAGATGCAAGCGGACGTGGCCAGAAGACAATGGAGCTGTGGG CTTTGCTGCTGCGGTGCGCACAGGAAGAATAGCCCTGTCAGCCAGCCCCTGGATTGCCTCGCCGATGGCCAGGCGGTCACTCTGCCTGTG GGAGAGAACTGTGAATTACACATGAAGTCTACACCCTG cccccagACATTGGACGTGCGGTTGGGCTACAGCCTGTGCCCGGAAGAACTGGAGTTCCTGCAGAAGCGGAATGTGGTGGTGGCTGAGACGCTGAAGCAGGTGCTGCAGCTGGAGGAGGACCTGCAGATGGATGAG GTGCCGCTCATAGCCATCATGGCCACAGGGGGTGGAACAAGATCCATGACCGCCATGTATGGCCACCTGCTGGGGCTGCAGAAGCTGAACCTCCTGAACTGTGCCAGCTACATCACTGGCCTGTCAGGGGCCACCTG GACCATGGCTACCTTGTACCGTGACCCTGACTGGTCCTCCAAAAACCTGGAGACTGCCATCCTTGAGGCCCGGAGGCACGTGGTCAAGGACAAGATGCCCGCCCTGTTCCCGGACCAGCTCCGCAAATTCCGGGAGGAGCTCCGGCAGCGCAGCCAGGAAGGCTACAAGGTCAACTTCACAGACTTCTGGGGCCTGCTGATCGAGGCCTGTCTGGGGGATGAG AGAAATGACTGCAAACTGTCAGAGCAGCGTGCTGCTCTGAGCCATGGCCAGAACCCCCTGCCCATCTACCTCACCATCAATGTCAAGGATGATGTAAGCAACCAGGATTTCAGAG AGTGGTGCGAGTTCTCCCCGTACGAGGTGGGCATGCAGAAGTACGGGGCCTTCGTCCCCACCGAGCTCTTCGGCTCTGAGTTCTTCATGGGACGGCTGATGCGGAGGATCCCAGAGTCTCGGATGTGCTACTTGCTAG GTCTGTGGAGCAGCATCTTCTCCGTGAACCTGCTCGATGCCTGGAATTTTGTCAAATCTTCAGAAGAGTTTTTCCACAGGTGGACAAGGGAGAGAGTGCAAGACATCG AAGATGACCCGCTCCTTCCGGAAATCCCCAAATGTGATGCCAATGCCCTGGACACCTCGGTAGTGATCCCCGGGTCATGGCTCTCCAATACTTTCCGCAACATCCTCACCTATCGGTCCTTCGTGTCCGAGTTCCACAACTTCCTGTTGGGGCTGCAACTGCACACCGGCTACCTCCAGAACGGCCAGTTCTCCAAGTGGAAAG ACACTGTGCTTGACAGCTTCCCAAACCAGCTGACGGAGACCGTGAACCACTTGTGTCTGCTGGACACTGCGTTCTTTGTCAACTCCAGCTACCCACCCCTCCTCAGGCCGGAGAGAAAAGCCGACCTCATCATCCATCTCAATTATTGTGCCGGGTCCCAGACAAAG CCAATGAAACAAACCTGTGAGTACTGCGCGGTGCAGAACATCCCCTTCCCCAAATATGACATCAAAGAGGAGGGGAACAGTAACCTCAAGGAATGCTACCTGATGGAGAACCCCCAGGAGCCGGATGCTCCCATCGTGCTTTTCTTCCCACTCATCAGCGACACCTTCAAAAAGTACAAGGCCCCAG GTGTGGAGCGAAGCCcggaggagctggagaagggcCAGGTTGACATTTATGGCCCCAAAACTCCCTACGCCACCAAGGAACTGACATATACGGAGGCCGCCTTCGACAAGCTGGTGAATCTCTGCGAGTACAACATCCTGAATAACAAAGACCAGCTCCTCCAGGCCTTGCGGATGGCAGTGGAGAAGAAGAAACTTCTGAAGAGCCAGCGTCCCTCGGTCCCAGGGAGCTGCGTGGACCCTATGTCTGCTTCCACCATCCCAGGCACGGATCCCATCAGGGCTGACCAGCCCGCACAGCCAGCTGAGCTCTCTGGCAAGGGCTTTTGGCAGGCTGGCCTGGACCttctatcaaaaaaataa